A genomic segment from Actinomycetota bacterium encodes:
- a CDS encoding 4Fe-4S dicluster domain-containing protein produces the protein MGKPVVDPDSCTACGICVDECSTGALDMGDVASLGRPDDCTECGTCEDVCPNGAITLE, from the coding sequence ATGGGCAAGCCGGTCGTCGATCCCGACAGCTGCACTGCGTGCGGTATCTGCGTCGATGAGTGCTCCACGGGCGCGCTGGACATGGGCGACGTCGCGTCGCTCGGCCGTCCGGACGACTGCACCGAGTGCGGTACCTGCGAGGACGTGTGCCCGAACGGCGCGATCACACTCGAGTAG